A single Bacillus sp. OxB-1 DNA region contains:
- the aroA gene encoding 3-phosphoshikimate 1-carboxyvinyltransferase: MEKRTVAFHKPRLDGELRVPGDKSISHRAIMLGSIAKGRTNISGFLEGEDCLRTLEIFKQLGVSIERSGTDVSIDSPGMAEWKTPEDALYAGNSGTTARLMLGILAGSPVESVLTGDEYLSKRPMKRVTVPLTSMGASITAEGPDSDLLPLRIKGKASLRAIDYQMPVASAQVKSAILFAGLQAEGMVTVSEETVSRDHTERMLQQFGVDLQRDGNSVSLKGGQSLAGTDVLVPGDISSAAFFMVAAAMVPGSEVVFVDVGLNPTRTGVLDVLEAMGVRIEYMEENGEQGEPYGTVQISHATLRGTEIGGDLIPRLIDELPILALLATQAEGRTVIKDAEELRVKETDRIKAVTTELKKLGASIEETEDGMIIEGPTPLTGGTLSSYGDHRLGMMAAIAALAASDAVTIEDPACIAISYPSFFEDLEKLTGSEGAE; encoded by the coding sequence GTGGAAAAGAGGACGGTAGCGTTTCACAAACCGCGATTGGACGGCGAGCTCCGGGTGCCGGGGGACAAGTCGATTTCCCACCGCGCCATCATGCTTGGTTCCATCGCGAAGGGTAGGACGAATATTTCCGGTTTTCTCGAAGGGGAAGACTGTTTGCGGACGCTTGAAATATTCAAGCAGCTCGGTGTCTCGATCGAGCGGAGCGGGACGGATGTGTCGATTGACAGCCCGGGCATGGCGGAATGGAAAACACCGGAGGATGCGTTGTACGCGGGGAATTCCGGGACGACTGCCCGGCTTATGCTCGGCATATTGGCAGGCTCCCCGGTCGAATCGGTTCTAACCGGCGACGAGTATTTATCGAAACGGCCGATGAAACGGGTGACGGTTCCTCTTACGTCGATGGGTGCTTCCATAACGGCGGAAGGGCCTGACAGCGATCTGCTGCCGCTGCGGATTAAGGGGAAGGCCTCTTTGCGGGCGATTGATTACCAAATGCCGGTGGCCAGTGCCCAAGTGAAGTCTGCTATCCTATTTGCAGGTTTACAAGCGGAAGGAATGGTTACAGTTTCAGAAGAGACGGTTTCCCGCGATCATACGGAGCGCATGCTGCAGCAATTCGGTGTGGACTTGCAGCGGGACGGGAATTCGGTTTCTTTGAAAGGCGGCCAGTCGTTGGCGGGTACGGATGTCCTCGTGCCGGGCGATATTTCTTCGGCAGCATTTTTCATGGTGGCTGCGGCCATGGTTCCGGGCAGCGAAGTCGTCTTTGTCGATGTCGGGCTGAATCCGACGCGGACCGGTGTCCTCGACGTATTGGAAGCGATGGGAGTCCGGATCGAGTATATGGAGGAGAACGGGGAGCAGGGCGAGCCGTATGGGACGGTCCAAATTTCCCATGCCACTTTGCGGGGGACGGAAATCGGCGGTGACCTGATCCCGAGGCTGATCGACGAATTGCCGATCCTCGCCCTCCTTGCGACACAGGCGGAAGGCAGGACGGTCATCAAAGACGCGGAGGAGCTGCGCGTAAAGGAAACGGACCGCATCAAAGCGGTCACGACGGAGCTGAAGAAGCTGGGTGCGTCCATTGAGGAGACGGAAGACGGCATGATCATCGAAGGGCCGACCCCTCTTACCGGTGGGACATTGTCCTCTTACGGGGATCATCGCCTCGGCATGATGGCTGCCATCGCCGCGCTTGCCGCGTCCGACGCCGTAACGATCGAGGACCCGGCGTGCATCGCCATTTCCTACCCGTCCTTTTTCGAAGATCTGGAAAAGTTGACGGGATCCGAAGGCGCTGAATAA
- a CDS encoding tetratricopeptide repeat protein: MGQLQEVETYLLDGDLEALQRAIDKLEASTDFDALYDVAGLLSDYGFIQEADRLYGVLRVHLPDEAQLKIDRAGTLLELGEEDEALLLLSDVKPDDEEYVQALLALADFYQMTGMAEAAIGKIKEAHSLVPHEPIIRFAYAELLLDAGKYAEAARFYLDLLQETDDMGGVSIASRLAEAYSAGAAYEEAIPYYEELLESQATPDVLFGAAFAYYQTRQAERAIRLLTDLIDMDPDYFSAYMLLGQSHALAGDDRKAYESFLEGIKRDPFDKELRLAAGKSALKLGLPDEAEQQLEEALALDPEYIEPLITLASLYNERQKDEELLSLLADPNGEIGDIPILHAFMAYAQERLEQFEEAYAFYAKAYDGMREDFGFLERYANFLLEEGRRKEALAIVRELVGLDPADENWRAFLEAQTDEEV; the protein is encoded by the coding sequence ATGGGGCAGTTACAGGAAGTCGAAACGTATCTATTGGACGGCGATCTCGAGGCACTTCAGCGGGCGATCGACAAGCTGGAAGCGTCGACGGATTTTGATGCGCTCTATGATGTCGCCGGTTTGTTAAGTGACTATGGCTTCATTCAAGAAGCCGATCGTCTGTACGGAGTCTTACGGGTTCATCTTCCGGATGAGGCCCAATTAAAAATTGACAGGGCTGGAACGCTCCTGGAGCTTGGGGAAGAAGATGAGGCCCTTCTTCTCTTGTCAGATGTGAAACCTGATGACGAAGAATACGTCCAGGCCTTGCTTGCGCTTGCGGATTTTTACCAAATGACCGGCATGGCGGAAGCGGCAATCGGTAAGATCAAAGAAGCCCATTCACTTGTTCCGCATGAGCCCATCATCCGTTTTGCTTATGCGGAGTTGCTGTTGGATGCGGGAAAGTATGCGGAAGCGGCCCGTTTTTATCTGGACCTCTTACAAGAGACCGATGACATGGGGGGCGTCAGCATCGCCTCCCGGCTCGCTGAAGCCTATAGCGCAGGCGCTGCCTATGAAGAAGCGATCCCCTATTATGAGGAATTGCTGGAATCGCAGGCGACTCCGGATGTTTTATTCGGCGCGGCGTTTGCCTATTACCAGACACGCCAGGCGGAACGGGCGATCCGTCTACTGACGGATTTGATCGACATGGATCCGGACTACTTCTCCGCCTATATGCTCCTCGGCCAGTCGCATGCTTTGGCGGGGGACGACCGGAAAGCGTATGAGTCGTTCCTTGAAGGCATCAAGCGGGATCCTTTCGACAAGGAACTCCGGCTTGCGGCGGGCAAGTCCGCTTTGAAGTTAGGCCTTCCGGATGAAGCGGAACAGCAATTGGAAGAAGCGCTCGCACTCGATCCCGAGTATATCGAGCCGCTCATCACCCTTGCCTCGTTGTATAATGAAAGACAGAAAGACGAGGAATTGCTAAGTTTGTTGGCGGATCCGAACGGGGAAATTGGCGACATTCCAATCCTGCATGCGTTCATGGCTTATGCCCAGGAACGGCTGGAACAATTTGAAGAGGCATACGCATTCTATGCCAAGGCATATGATGGGATGAGAGAGGATTTCGGGTTCCTTGAACGCTATGCCAACTTCCTGTTGGAAGAAGGCCGGCGCAAAGAGGCGCTCGCAATCGTCCGAGAGTTGGTCGGGCTCGATCCTGCTGATGAGAATTGGAGGGCTTTTTTGGAAGCGCAAACTGACGAGGAGGTGTGA
- a CDS encoding ReoY family proteolytic degradation factor, producing the protein MTAMIPVTAKKDFVRWFLKRYKLKRRECVWILNYLLSHEHLLQNVHFTDEAHYCPRAMVMSTTDSESIPFRFYKGNLMTADAEKSFHDLRLHPDDKMYIQLNFPNSHACPQYASVREENPFLPAYLQVSESDRKLAERLIEESIESMTLESLMRRVDEALDSNDKERFIKLSAMLNDMKLSKN; encoded by the coding sequence ATGACGGCCATGATTCCTGTCACAGCGAAAAAGGACTTCGTTCGATGGTTCTTGAAACGGTATAAATTGAAACGCCGTGAATGTGTGTGGATCTTGAATTATCTCCTAAGCCATGAGCACCTTCTGCAGAACGTACATTTCACGGATGAGGCGCATTATTGCCCACGGGCGATGGTCATGTCGACAACGGATTCGGAAAGCATACCATTTCGTTTTTACAAGGGGAATTTGATGACAGCGGATGCCGAAAAATCATTCCATGATCTGCGTCTGCATCCCGACGACAAAATGTATATCCAACTGAATTTCCCGAACAGCCATGCCTGCCCGCAATATGCAAGCGTCCGTGAGGAAAACCCGTTCCTCCCAGCCTATTTGCAAGTGAGTGAAAGCGATCGGAAACTGGCGGAGCGATTGATTGAAGAGAGTATCGAATCGATGACGCTGGAATCATTGATGAGACGGGTCGATGAGGCCTTGGATTCCAATGACAAGGAACGGTTCATCAAGCTGTCTGCCATGTTGAACGATATGAAATTATCAAAAAACTGA
- a CDS encoding DUF2487 family protein gives MNWTAKDLDTYLQQTEYIDTLLVPLVKVETDLDKMKNGASSTDFLMNLTMFIETQFKGRMVLVPPFSYTPSVDLAQMGRTWSEDLSRMPFKHIFFLTTDPAWTSTELAGEVIWLPAIPLESMDAKLRQSILEDQLRQLVPKFSAAWAGQ, from the coding sequence ATGAATTGGACTGCCAAGGACCTGGATACTTATTTGCAACAGACGGAATATATCGACACATTGCTCGTCCCTCTTGTAAAAGTGGAGACGGATTTGGATAAGATGAAGAATGGGGCATCATCTACGGACTTCCTCATGAATTTGACGATGTTCATCGAGACGCAATTCAAAGGGCGTATGGTGCTCGTGCCGCCGTTTTCCTACACGCCTTCCGTCGATCTTGCACAGATGGGCAGAACATGGTCGGAAGACTTGTCCCGGATGCCGTTCAAACATATCTTTTTCCTGACGACGGATCCGGCTTGGACGAGCACGGAGCTTGCGGGAGAGGTGATCTGGCTCCCTGCGATACCTCTGGAAAGCATGGACGCCAAATTGCGGCAATCCATCCTGGAGGATCAGCTTCGCCAATTGGTGCCGAAATTTTCCGCAGCCTGGGCGGGGCAATGA
- a CDS encoding ubiquinol-cytochrome c reductase iron-sulfur subunit, protein MSKKVSRRQFLSYTLMGTGGFMASAMLMPMVRFAIDPVLQASGGGDFIPTEHKAADLTEEPVRVDFTIKDRQDAWYKSDVSNTAWVYKEGDKIIALSPVCKHLGCTVNWGGDPAHANEFFCPCHAGRYLKNGENVKGTPPIGPLDEYEVEVVDGLVYLGKTIPNTLV, encoded by the coding sequence ATGAGCAAGAAAGTGTCTAGACGCCAATTCCTTAGCTATACATTGATGGGTACGGGCGGCTTCATGGCTTCCGCAATGCTGATGCCGATGGTTCGCTTTGCAATCGATCCGGTCTTGCAAGCTTCTGGCGGCGGTGATTTCATCCCGACAGAGCATAAGGCGGCCGATCTTACGGAGGAGCCGGTTCGTGTCGACTTCACGATCAAGGATCGACAAGATGCTTGGTACAAGTCCGACGTATCCAACACGGCTTGGGTCTATAAAGAAGGCGATAAAATCATCGCGCTTTCCCCTGTCTGTAAGCATTTGGGTTGTACGGTGAACTGGGGAGGGGACCCTGCGCATGCGAATGAATTCTTCTGCCCATGTCACGCAGGACGTTACTTGAAAAACGGTGAAAACGTAAAAGGGACCCCGCCAATCGGTCCACTTGACGAGTATGAAGTCGAAGTGGTAGATGGGCTTGTCTATCTCGGGAAAACAATACCGAACACATTAGTCTAA
- the qcrB gene encoding menaquinol-cytochrome c reductase cytochrome b subunit gives MLNKIYDWVDERLDITPIWRDIADHEVPEHVNPAHHFSAFIYCFGGLTFFVTVIQILSGMFLTMYYTPDIENAWKSVYYLQNEVAFGEIVRGMHHWGASLVIVMMFLHTLRVFFTGSYKKPRELNWVVGVLIFAVMLGLGFTGYLLPWDMKALFATKVGIEIAASVPFIGESIKILLAGDSTILGAQTLTRFFAIHVFFLPAALLGLLAAHFIMIRRQGISGPL, from the coding sequence GTGCTGAATAAAATTTATGACTGGGTTGACGAACGGTTGGATATCACCCCGATTTGGCGCGATATCGCTGACCACGAAGTACCTGAGCACGTAAACCCTGCACACCACTTTTCCGCATTCATTTATTGTTTCGGGGGATTGACGTTTTTCGTCACTGTCATCCAGATCTTATCCGGTATGTTCTTGACGATGTATTATACACCGGACATTGAAAATGCTTGGAAATCCGTTTACTATCTTCAAAATGAAGTAGCTTTCGGTGAAATTGTGCGCGGGATGCACCACTGGGGGGCATCGCTAGTCATCGTCATGATGTTCCTACATACATTACGTGTATTCTTTACAGGTTCTTACAAGAAGCCACGTGAATTGAACTGGGTTGTCGGCGTGTTGATTTTCGCTGTCATGCTCGGTCTCGGTTTCACAGGCTATCTATTACCATGGGATATGAAAGCGTTGTTCGCTACGAAAGTAGGGATCGAGATTGCCGCTTCCGTCCCGTTCATCGGGGAATCGATCAAAATCCTTCTTGCAGGGGACTCGACTATCCTCGGTGCACAAACATTGACACGTTTCTTCGCGATTCATGTATTCTTCTTACCGGCTGCTTTGCTTGGGTTGCTTGCGGCACACTTTATCATGATCCGAAGACAAGGTATTTCCGGACCGCTATAA
- a CDS encoding menaquinol-cytochrome c reductase cytochrome b/c subunit: MQRGKGMKFVGDSRIKAEGKMPNVPKDYSEYPGKTEAFWPNFLLKEWMVGAVFLIGYLILTVAHPSPLERQADPTDTTYMPVPDWYFLSMYQLLKYEFASGPWNVIGAIIIPGLAMGALMLVPFMDTTKERRPLKRPLPTAFMLLTFAALFYLTWESYVNHDWEAAKAQGAIVEEVEFDAEAEGYQIYAASSCIGCHGDAFQGGLGKPLAGTGLSPEEIITIAHDGIGDMPPGTWDGSEEDLQVMAEFISELGNEE, encoded by the coding sequence ATGCAGCGCGGTAAAGGGATGAAGTTTGTCGGGGACTCACGTATCAAGGCTGAAGGCAAGATGCCGAACGTCCCGAAAGACTACTCAGAATATCCTGGTAAAACGGAAGCATTCTGGCCGAACTTCCTTTTGAAGGAATGGATGGTCGGAGCTGTTTTCCTCATCGGTTACTTGATCTTAACAGTCGCTCATCCGTCTCCGCTTGAACGTCAAGCAGATCCGACGGACACGACATATATGCCGGTTCCGGACTGGTACTTCCTTTCGATGTACCAATTGCTGAAATATGAGTTCGCTTCCGGACCATGGAACGTCATCGGAGCGATCATCATTCCTGGACTGGCTATGGGTGCTTTGATGCTCGTGCCATTCATGGATACAACGAAAGAGCGCCGTCCGTTGAAACGCCCGCTTCCGACAGCATTCATGCTATTGACTTTCGCAGCACTTTTCTATTTGACTTGGGAATCTTACGTGAACCATGACTGGGAAGCTGCAAAAGCGCAAGGTGCGATTGTCGAAGAGGTTGAATTTGATGCGGAAGCAGAAGGGTATCAGATCTATGCCGCTTCTTCTTGTATCGGCTGTCACGGCGATGCCTTCCAAGGCGGGCTCGGTAAACCGCTTGCGGGAACCGGTCTGTCTCCGGAAGAAATCATAACGATTGCACATGACGGGATTGGCGACATGCCTCCTGGAACTTGGGATGGCTCGGAGGAAGATCTCCAAGTCATGGCTGAATTCATCTCAGAATTGGGCAACGAAGAGTAA
- a CDS encoding DUF1405 domain-containing protein — protein sequence MGSIVRLGWSILSHKSFLWILLYVNIFGTVYGYYWYMWQLHMTEPLFWIFVPDSPTASLFFCLALLGWIVGRNFKLVEALALITLVKYGLWAVVMNLLTLWETGSLDPTGWMLVASHFAMAVQAVLYSSFYRFGIVHIALAAIWTLHNDVIDYVFGQMPIYYDIMKYMQPIGYFTFWLSLACITLAYWVWRKRTQPE from the coding sequence ATGGGTTCCATAGTCAGACTAGGTTGGTCGATCTTATCGCATAAATCGTTTTTATGGATTTTGTTATATGTCAACATATTCGGGACGGTGTACGGATACTATTGGTATATGTGGCAGCTTCATATGACAGAACCGCTTTTCTGGATTTTCGTACCGGATAGTCCGACAGCGAGCCTGTTTTTTTGCTTGGCACTTCTCGGCTGGATTGTCGGACGGAATTTCAAACTGGTGGAAGCGCTCGCTCTCATCACTTTGGTGAAGTATGGTCTGTGGGCCGTCGTCATGAATTTGCTGACACTATGGGAAACGGGTTCTCTTGACCCGACCGGCTGGATGCTCGTCGCCTCTCATTTTGCCATGGCGGTCCAAGCAGTATTGTACAGCTCATTTTACCGGTTCGGCATCGTTCATATCGCATTGGCCGCCATCTGGACATTGCATAACGATGTGATTGACTATGTATTCGGTCAAATGCCGATTTATTATGACATCATGAAGTATATGCAGCCGATCGGCTATTTCACATTCTGGCTCTCGTTGGCGTGTATCACGCTTGCGTATTGGGTATGGAGGAAGAGAACGCAACCGGAATAG
- a CDS encoding zinc metallopeptidase codes for MFWIYFAAIIILPLYAQFKVKSTYKKYAKVRSTSGMTGAEVARLILDHNGLHNVKVVEGQGFLSDHYNPLTKTVALSPQNYREASVAGTAVAAHEVGHAIQDKEAYSFLRLRHRMVPAVNLTSNASWIFIMIGLIFSSMNSMLLIGILLLAVGVVFQLVTLPVEFNASSRAMNQIVELGIIRNEEEPHAKKVLSAAAMTYVAAAAVAVLELIRLILIFTNRE; via the coding sequence ATGTTTTGGATTTACTTCGCAGCGATTATCATCTTGCCGCTCTATGCACAATTCAAAGTGAAAAGTACGTATAAAAAATATGCAAAAGTCCGCTCGACATCCGGCATGACAGGAGCCGAAGTGGCTCGTCTCATCTTGGATCACAACGGGCTCCACAATGTGAAAGTCGTGGAAGGCCAAGGATTTCTGAGCGATCATTATAATCCGCTCACGAAGACAGTCGCTTTGTCACCGCAAAACTATCGGGAAGCATCGGTTGCGGGAACAGCTGTCGCAGCCCACGAGGTCGGACATGCGATTCAGGATAAGGAAGCCTATTCATTCTTGCGTTTGCGCCATCGAATGGTGCCTGCCGTCAATTTGACTTCCAATGCTTCTTGGATTTTCATTATGATCGGCCTGATTTTCTCCAGCATGAATTCCATGCTGTTGATCGGGATTCTTCTGTTGGCGGTCGGGGTCGTCTTCCAACTTGTCACATTGCCAGTGGAGTTCAATGCTTCCAGCCGCGCTATGAATCAAATCGTGGAGCTCGGGATCATCCGCAACGAGGAAGAGCCGCACGCGAAAAAAGTGTTGAGCGCGGCCGCCATGACATATGTCGCAGCAGCAGCTGTCGCCGTGTTGGAGCTAATCCGACTTATCTTGATTTTCACGAACAGGGAATAA
- a CDS encoding YitT family protein — MLETIKIKNIVFIILGAAIFSFGLVHFNIQHALAEGGFTGITLILLFAFDWDPAIMNLVLNIPMFFLGWKLLGRRMFIYTIIGTVAVSVFLKLFMKYQIDIHLQDDMFLVALFAGVFIGVGLGIIFRNGGTTGGVDIIARLMNKYIGWSMGKTMFLFDALVMAVSWIVYLDHRSMMYTLVALYVSARVIDFVQEGAYAARGAFIISEHPDAIATKITLDMDRGVTVFRGYGHFTKGDREILYCVVGRNEIMRLKNIITSVDPHAFVTLTEVHDVMGEGFTLDEQKRPIDR; from the coding sequence TTGCTCGAAACAATTAAAATCAAAAACATCGTATTCATCATTCTCGGCGCAGCCATTTTCAGTTTCGGCCTTGTGCATTTCAATATCCAGCATGCACTGGCAGAAGGCGGCTTCACCGGCATCACGCTCATTTTGCTTTTTGCGTTCGACTGGGATCCGGCCATCATGAACTTGGTGTTGAACATCCCGATGTTCTTCCTCGGCTGGAAACTGCTCGGCAGGCGGATGTTCATCTACACGATTATCGGCACCGTGGCCGTATCCGTTTTCCTGAAATTGTTCATGAAATACCAGATCGATATCCATCTGCAAGATGATATGTTCCTCGTCGCCCTCTTCGCCGGTGTCTTCATCGGAGTCGGCCTCGGCATCATTTTCCGCAACGGTGGAACGACGGGAGGCGTCGACATCATCGCGCGGCTGATGAATAAATACATCGGCTGGAGCATGGGGAAAACGATGTTCCTTTTCGACGCACTCGTCATGGCCGTTTCCTGGATCGTCTATTTGGATCATCGCTCGATGATGTACACATTAGTCGCCCTATACGTCAGCGCCCGCGTCATCGACTTCGTACAAGAGGGGGCCTATGCCGCCAGGGGAGCCTTCATCATCTCGGAACACCCAGACGCCATCGCGACAAAAATCACGTTGGACATGGACCGAGGCGTGACCGTTTTCCGAGGATACGGCCATTTCACAAAAGGCGATCGGGAAATCCTCTACTGTGTAGTCGGGCGAAATGAGATCATGCGGCTGAAAAACATCATCACATCCGTCGACCCCCATGCCTTTGTCACCTTGACCGAGGTCCATGACGTCATGGGAGAAGGCTTCACCCTCGACGAACAAAAACGCCCAATCGATCGGTGA
- a CDS encoding nucleotide pyrophosphohydrolase, whose amino-acid sequence MQQAKTLEHLQQEVDQYINGFKEGYFPPMELLARLTEELGELSREVQHVYGMKKKKPEEAIRSMEEEVGDLFFVLVCFANSQGIRLDDALSTVLQKFKVRDADRWTKKEEPK is encoded by the coding sequence ATGCAACAAGCGAAGACATTGGAACACCTGCAACAAGAAGTCGATCAATACATAAATGGTTTCAAGGAAGGATACTTCCCCCCGATGGAACTGCTGGCCCGTCTCACGGAGGAGCTGGGGGAGCTTTCGAGGGAAGTGCAGCATGTCTATGGAATGAAAAAGAAAAAGCCGGAAGAAGCGATCCGGTCAATGGAAGAAGAGGTGGGCGATCTGTTTTTCGTCCTCGTCTGCTTTGCCAATTCCCAAGGCATCCGTTTGGATGATGCATTGAGCACCGTCTTGCAGAAGTTCAAAGTGCGGGATGCCGATCGCTGGACTAAAAAGGAGGAACCGAAATGA
- the dapB gene encoding 4-hydroxy-tetrahydrodipicolinate reductase, whose amino-acid sequence MTIKVAIAGARGRMGTTAIQAITEAPDMEVVAALDYKFEGQYIKDGAIVPDGGGIPIYTSLAHLADFDKPDVLLDVTDPDAVFQNATEAISFGIRPVIGTSGLTAEEIDTLTDMAQKAQIGGIIAPNFSIGAVLMMKFSVMAARYLGDVEILEMHHDRKLDAPSGTAVKTADMIKDVRTPHIQGHPEEQEHQPGARGADVDGMKIHSIRLPGLLAHQQVLLGGEGELLSIRHDSFDRKSFMPGIIMAIRHVMEGEDFIYGLENIIE is encoded by the coding sequence ATGACAATCAAAGTGGCAATCGCAGGAGCACGGGGCCGTATGGGCACGACTGCAATCCAAGCGATCACGGAAGCGCCTGACATGGAAGTGGTGGCAGCGCTCGATTATAAATTCGAAGGACAATATATAAAGGATGGCGCAATCGTACCGGACGGAGGCGGGATTCCGATTTACACTTCGCTTGCCCACCTGGCCGATTTCGACAAGCCGGATGTCTTGCTTGATGTGACAGATCCGGACGCCGTTTTCCAAAATGCGACGGAGGCTATTTCATTTGGCATCCGGCCGGTAATCGGTACGTCGGGCTTGACTGCCGAGGAGATCGATACTTTGACCGATATGGCGCAAAAAGCCCAAATCGGCGGCATCATTGCGCCGAACTTCTCCATCGGTGCCGTGCTGATGATGAAATTCTCCGTCATGGCAGCCCGCTATCTTGGGGATGTCGAAATTCTGGAGATGCACCATGACCGCAAACTGGATGCGCCGTCCGGGACCGCAGTGAAGACGGCGGATATGATCAAGGATGTCCGGACGCCGCATATCCAAGGTCATCCCGAAGAGCAGGAGCATCAACCGGGAGCGCGCGGAGCCGATGTGGACGGCATGAAAATCCATAGTATCCGCCTGCCGGGACTGCTTGCCCACCAGCAAGTGCTGCTCGGCGGCGAAGGCGAATTGCTGAGCATCCGCCATGATTCATTCGACCGCAAGTCTTTCATGCCGGGTATTATCATGGCGATTCGTCACGTCATGGAAGGGGAAGACTTCATCTATGGATTGGAGAATATTATCGAGTAA
- the bshA gene encoding N-acetyl-alpha-D-glucosaminyl L-malate synthase BshA, producing the protein MKVGVICYPSLGGSGVVATELGKKMAERGHEMHFISSGRPFRLTEENPRIFFHEVKIEGYAVFRYPPYDIALANEIAQVIVEEQLDLLHVHYAVPHAISASLAKDMAQSDIGIITTLHGTDVTILGHDPGLRNTVRYGINKSDRTTAVSDFLVQETMELIRPDGPIARVYNFIDEQRYYPVDPGLLKQELGIRREEKVIIHISNFREVKRIPDVIRSFQKVVERMADVKLLLVGEGPEKPEMERLVEELNLGRHVIFTGKRDDLPELLAISDVMFHMSEKEAFGLVLLEALACGVPSIATEIGGIPEVIEDGVNGFLVPLGDCEAAAAKALLLLNDNALLDTFKSHALAIANEKFNTETIVSEYETIYYEVAGKA; encoded by the coding sequence CTGAAAGTGGGAGTCATCTGCTATCCTTCCTTAGGCGGTTCCGGCGTTGTCGCAACGGAACTGGGCAAAAAGATGGCGGAGCGGGGCCATGAGATGCATTTCATTTCATCGGGCCGCCCTTTCCGACTCACTGAAGAAAACCCCCGTATCTTTTTCCATGAAGTGAAAATCGAAGGGTATGCCGTTTTCAGATATCCCCCCTATGATATCGCGCTCGCCAACGAAATAGCACAAGTGATCGTGGAGGAGCAGCTGGATCTGCTTCACGTCCATTACGCGGTGCCTCACGCGATTTCGGCGTCGCTGGCGAAGGACATGGCCCAATCCGATATCGGCATCATCACGACGCTGCACGGAACAGACGTCACGATCCTCGGGCACGACCCGGGATTGCGCAATACGGTCCGTTACGGCATCAACAAATCGGACCGGACGACCGCGGTCTCCGACTTTCTCGTGCAGGAAACGATGGAATTGATCCGGCCGGATGGTCCGATTGCGCGAGTATATAATTTCATCGATGAACAACGTTATTATCCGGTCGACCCGGGACTGCTCAAGCAGGAACTCGGAATCCGCCGGGAAGAAAAAGTGATTATCCATATTTCGAATTTCAGGGAAGTGAAGCGGATTCCGGATGTCATTAGAAGTTTCCAAAAAGTGGTCGAACGAATGGCCGATGTCAAATTGCTGCTGGTCGGGGAAGGTCCGGAAAAACCGGAAATGGAAAGGCTCGTTGAGGAATTAAACCTTGGCCGCCACGTCATCTTCACTGGAAAACGGGATGATCTGCCTGAATTGCTCGCCATCAGCGATGTCATGTTCCATATGTCCGAAAAGGAAGCGTTCGGCTTGGTTCTGCTGGAAGCACTTGCATGCGGGGTGCCGTCCATCGCGACGGAGATCGGCGGCATTCCGGAAGTGATCGAAGATGGGGTCAACGGATTTCTCGTACCGCTTGGCGACTGCGAGGCAGCGGCGGCCAAGGCGCTCCTGCTGCTGAATGACAATGCGCTGCTTGATACGTTCAAAAGCCATGCCTTGGCGATCGCGAATGAAAAGTTCAATACGGAAACGATCGTTTCCGAATATGAAACCATTTATTACGAGGTGGCGGGAAAAGCATGA